The following coding sequences lie in one Vibrio splendidus genomic window:
- a CDS encoding DEAD/DEAH box helicase has translation MSESTRSFNQLGLSEQLLTTLSELNFTAPTSVQEQAIPLVLEGKDVLAGAQTGTGKTAAFGLPIIQRLIETKDNVIPNPKLVRALVLVPTRELAQQVFDNVTSYAKGTDIKVVVAYGGVSMKVQTDNLRGGADILVATPGRLIDHMFTKNIMLSQTEVLVLDEADRMLDMGFMPDIKRILSRMNDVRQTLFFSATFDNKIKALAHRMMQSPSEIQVTPKNSTADTVTQMVYPVDKSRKSELLAYLIGSKNWQQVLVFTKTKQGTDALVKELKLDGIKAASINGDKSQGARQKALDDFKSGKVRALIATDVAARGIDIQQLEQVVNYDMPFKAEDYVHRIGRTGRAGNTGLAISLMSQDEAYLLGDIERLLDTRLPQEWLEGFEPSLEKDVTPDRGGRSKSRSSEKRKMKAKLKIHQNRGKARR, from the coding sequence ATGTCTGAATCTACCCGATCTTTTAACCAACTAGGATTGTCTGAGCAACTTCTTACAACGCTATCAGAGCTAAACTTTACGGCTCCGACTAGTGTTCAAGAACAAGCTATTCCATTGGTACTGGAAGGCAAAGATGTACTGGCTGGTGCGCAAACGGGTACCGGTAAAACCGCGGCGTTTGGTTTGCCGATTATTCAAAGATTAATCGAGACTAAAGACAATGTTATTCCGAACCCTAAGCTCGTTCGTGCACTTGTGTTAGTGCCAACGCGTGAATTGGCACAACAGGTGTTTGATAACGTAACGAGTTATGCGAAAGGCACCGATATTAAAGTTGTGGTGGCTTACGGCGGCGTTAGCATGAAGGTTCAAACCGATAACTTACGTGGAGGCGCCGACATTCTTGTAGCGACGCCTGGTCGTCTTATTGACCATATGTTCACCAAGAACATCATGTTGAGCCAAACGGAAGTGCTGGTATTAGACGAAGCAGACCGCATGCTAGATATGGGCTTCATGCCTGACATCAAACGCATTCTTTCTCGCATGAACGACGTACGTCAGACGCTGTTCTTCTCTGCGACGTTCGACAATAAAATTAAAGCGCTTGCACATCGAATGATGCAGTCACCAAGCGAAATTCAAGTTACGCCAAAAAACAGCACCGCTGACACCGTTACCCAGATGGTTTATCCGGTTGATAAATCGCGTAAAAGTGAACTGTTGGCCTATTTGATTGGCTCAAAAAACTGGCAACAAGTGTTGGTGTTCACGAAAACTAAGCAGGGCACTGATGCTCTAGTTAAAGAGCTTAAGTTAGACGGCATTAAAGCGGCATCAATCAATGGTGATAAGAGCCAAGGTGCGCGCCAAAAAGCACTGGACGATTTCAAATCAGGCAAGGTGAGAGCGTTGATTGCAACCGACGTGGCAGCTCGTGGTATTGATATCCAGCAGCTAGAACAAGTTGTGAACTATGACATGCCATTTAAAGCTGAAGATTACGTTCACCGTATCGGACGTACTGGCCGTGCAGGTAATACCGGTTTAGCGATTTCTTTGATGAGTCAGGATGAAGCGTACCTATTGGGTGACATTGAACGCTTACTTGATACTCGCTTGCCTCAAGAGTGGTTAGAGGGCTTTGAACCAAGCCTAGAAAAAGATGTAACCCCTGATCGCGGTGGTCGCAGTAAAAGTCGTTCATCAGAAAAACGTAAGATGAAAGCGAAGCTTAAGATTCACCAAAACCGCGGTAAAGCACGTCGCTAA
- a CDS encoding ACP phosphodiesterase, whose translation MNFLAHLHIAQHCKSNLAGNLLGDFVKGDPNKHYSTSLSDGIRLHRFVDSYTDRHDVSRSAKSLFLDQTRRFAPIALDVFWDHCLANHWTQFSQQTLEHFCFDSHQQIFEHQEPHWPENFITIHQKMAEQRWLESYQDMSSIEVVLQRMALRRPKLGMLKNCYDDLERHYDTLQCHFNELYPNVLEEAKQFNALQMKKNQKER comes from the coding sequence ATGAACTTTCTCGCACACCTCCACATCGCTCAACACTGTAAAAGTAACTTAGCTGGTAATCTGTTAGGTGACTTCGTTAAAGGCGACCCTAATAAACACTATTCAACCTCGCTTTCAGACGGAATAAGACTTCATCGATTCGTGGATAGTTACACAGACCGCCACGATGTATCCCGATCGGCAAAATCGCTTTTTTTAGACCAAACGCGTCGCTTTGCACCTATTGCACTGGATGTATTTTGGGATCACTGCTTAGCCAATCATTGGACTCAGTTCTCGCAGCAGACGTTAGAGCATTTTTGTTTCGATAGTCATCAACAGATCTTTGAACATCAAGAGCCTCACTGGCCTGAGAACTTCATTACGATTCATCAGAAGATGGCTGAACAACGTTGGCTGGAAAGCTATCAAGACATGTCTTCCATAGAGGTGGTATTGCAACGTATGGCGTTGAGAAGGCCCAAGTTAGGCATGCTCAAAAATTGTTACGACGACCTCGAACGTCACTATGATACGTTGCAGTGTCACTTTAATGAGCTGTATCCCAACGTTTTAGAAGAAGCGAAGCAGTTTAATGCACTTCAAATGAAGAAAAATCAAAAGGAAAGGTAA